In a single window of the Chloroflexota bacterium genome:
- a CDS encoding NAD(P)H-dependent oxidoreductase subunit E, which yields MSNIDLVPLQATLKEFSPQGRAALLPALHAAQAIYGYLPEPVTAEVARALRVPLADVYGVIEFYAMFYNEPVGKTVVRVCADPACAMCGADAVLEAAQRKANSDYTVERAPCLGLCNLGTAANVTSGDRGLTFGKVTADSLDAVFAMNAGEAADYVGGDLRVLTALCGQGRAATLAEYEAAGGMAALKKVIGGKTPPAGVINEVKNSGLVGRGGAAFPTGVKWEGAAKAAGSPKYFVVNADESEPGTFKDRILMEGDPCRILEGAMLGAYAIGANKIYIYIRGEYPTAIERVSAAVDELRQAGYLGSGFDFDIEVRSGAGAYICGEETALFESIEGKRGFPRVKPPFPTTHGLFGKPTAINNVETLATVPYILTHGATAFRQLGTEKSPGPKLFCVSGDVARPGLYEAPFGVTIRHLLDDLAGGVTGGGLKSILFGGAAGAFATEKDLDVKLTFEDLRSAGLPLGSGVVMVFNETRDMRDVLLRLGRFFAHESCGKCYPCQLGTQRQHEILERVAEGKQRAGDVTRLSDVGWTMTDASLCGLGQTAASAVLSAMKLWPEMFKG from the coding sequence ATGTCCAATATTGATCTTGTACCTCTACAAGCCACTCTCAAAGAATTTTCTCCTCAAGGCCGCGCGGCCCTGCTCCCGGCCCTGCATGCCGCCCAGGCTATTTATGGTTACCTGCCCGAACCCGTCACCGCCGAAGTTGCTCGCGCCCTGCGCGTGCCGCTGGCCGATGTTTATGGCGTGATCGAGTTTTATGCGATGTTCTACAACGAGCCGGTCGGCAAGACTGTCGTTCGCGTTTGCGCCGACCCGGCCTGCGCGATGTGCGGCGCGGATGCGGTGCTGGAGGCCGCTCAACGCAAAGCAAACAGTGATTACACGGTCGAGCGCGCGCCATGTTTGGGACTGTGCAATCTGGGCACGGCGGCGAATGTGACCAGCGGTGATCGCGGCCTGACCTTTGGCAAGGTGACAGCCGACTCGCTCGACGCAGTCTTTGCCATGAACGCCGGGGAAGCCGCCGATTACGTGGGCGGCGACTTGCGAGTGCTCACCGCCCTCTGTGGCCAAGGCCGGGCAGCAACGCTGGCCGAGTACGAAGCCGCGGGCGGCATGGCGGCGCTGAAGAAAGTCATCGGCGGCAAAACGCCGCCTGCCGGCGTGATCAACGAAGTAAAAAATTCGGGTCTGGTCGGGCGGGGCGGCGCGGCCTTCCCCACCGGAGTCAAGTGGGAAGGCGCGGCGAAGGCCGCCGGTTCGCCAAAATACTTTGTCGTCAACGCCGACGAGTCCGAGCCGGGCACGTTCAAGGATCGCATCTTGATGGAAGGCGATCCGTGCCGCATCCTCGAAGGCGCGATGCTGGGCGCTTACGCGATTGGCGCGAATAAAATCTACATCTACATTCGCGGCGAGTACCCGACGGCGATTGAGCGCGTGAGCGCGGCGGTTGACGAGTTGAGGCAAGCCGGCTATCTGGGATCGGGATTCGATTTTGACATCGAAGTGCGAAGCGGCGCGGGCGCGTACATTTGCGGCGAGGAGACGGCGCTGTTTGAATCGATTGAAGGCAAGCGCGGCTTTCCGCGAGTGAAGCCGCCGTTCCCCACCACCCACGGCCTCTTTGGCAAGCCGACGGCGATCAACAATGTGGAGACTCTGGCGACAGTGCCTTACATTTTGACTCACGGGGCAACCGCCTTCCGTCAGCTTGGCACCGAGAAGTCCCCTGGCCCCAAACTGTTTTGTGTCTCCGGCGATGTGGCCCGGCCCGGACTCTACGAAGCGCCGTTCGGGGTGACCATTCGCCATTTGCTCGACGATTTGGCCGGCGGTGTGACGGGCGGCGGACTCAAGTCCATTCTCTTCGGCGGCGCGGCTGGCGCGTTTGCGACTGAGAAAGATTTGGATGTGAAGCTGACGTTTGAAGACCTTCGGAGCGCGGGGTTGCCGCTTGGATCGGGCGTGGTGATGGTGTTCAACGAGACGCGCGACATGCGTGACGTGCTTCTGCGGCTGGGGCGCTTTTTCGCCCACGAGTCGTGCGGCAAGTGTTACCCGTGCCAGCTTGGCACGCAACGCCAGCACGAAATTCTGGAGCGAGTCGCGGAGGGCAAGCAACGGGCTGGCGACGTGACCCGCCTTTCGGATGTTGGCTGGACGATGACCGACGCCTCGCTTTGTGGCCTCGGCCAGACGGCGGCCAGCGCCGTGCTAAGCGCGATGAAACTTTGGCCGGAGATGTTTAAGGGGTAA
- a CDS encoding carboxypeptidase regulatory-like domain-containing protein — MNTKKGRAFKITRYFVAIGILVSSVAPWGAWANGKAYAAPGTAAIGGSIYTGAQDSLTGLPIYAPDPAAPPIAGATVMIQNEAGDIVGYPTVTGNAWSATVDAPGEYIVMFSAPGHDATSRAFEVVDGDNLTQDAYLPPLPLPLANLLVYAFTDNYVNGEDDFPDDPGLAGVTFHVYDEAGNEWTGMSGASPTLPPGAGPDPNGLYYFTGLPPGEVKVCADPPTLDWYLLTTEEGTHCWENNLYPGDPGTEAGLYLDWFGYVPKLGQLPPSADAGSISGTLKDADGNWFADEPLIPCSSPVAPLLCVPDGVTPNDYVPNGLAVLFTDFENTPVHPVATAEADASGNFTFDNVPPGRYKIHAVDVPLNYIYVQQQVSVAPGTAVIGLDIFVPRFYARANGYVKDTAGNPIAGATVNLRLEDGSIWKETTTDADGWYNFDTLEEVEITGHLDVTLPPGYHGQIENVGDTLPGKAFNLMSRDILWFTMNYRANLTLEAIPAGTGNIAGMVFYDHLEQGTWVGNGLYEPDEEGTIHGATVELYDSTGTTLLDTTTTGQFSEADALAQGWIRPYTCNPGFDPAYGFVKCNMDEFGRVIKGAVPGYYEFRGLTPGDYVVKVIPPFGFSASPAGSDVQAVAVADGARSDVNLGVNTLAPLAGEVEGGVFDDLNLDEESQSLLFEEKAGVPGVPVGVYDHLGYFMGDGHMGDPRCYTDSTVCPGGGPLGQKPEVEIRTAPGVHRFYGNDPSLSGYNPCYDPLYMSYEFHQGGNKFEADWSLLPVCFAGLGMAQVPGQLLPNNAPVINAVLPGSFWIHGQNFGATQGNSTVTLSGQSLPVMSWTDTLIHAETPPNLVSGPLTVATSTGISNAMYPNVTYTAQWAKYMAKRSVYVDAANTGAEDGSKAHPWNTIGEALNHLPSATPRYVFVAAGTYHERVKIPVSNVRLIGAGPRETTIDGLDTSPGASGKGPTLYIGAGGQTGGVSNIVISGFTVTGGSVNDEIGAGVFGDYGNNNIDINNSIIARNGGYYGGGIWLHKSNHNVKIWSNLIAENGNTGGYGGGISVNDEPEYGPQHGEPEHILDDHALTSPPGTYRIFNNLIFHNFSPDYGGGLALYEVKDKLLIYGNVILENKADDHGGGAFFEDTGPVELYSNIFLRNYSPDDGGAVSFEDVGDDIATVKVYNNLFAQNIADDRGENHARGGALAFDDTLYASVYNNTIVGNIVAGSIDPAGGGLDSERNGHEYVGKAPGFSDPKIFNNILWGNWRLQYDQPAHLPGEDLPYTSGVNYQWTPSELHVDNPGLQPEWQSANNSESFTYVKYNDIRGGYLAGLRNLDIDPLFVDPLSLDWHLQASSPVINKAPTQGGPTTDLELRLRNRKDGKIDLGAYEWFSTLSAMRIPSGILGAIEMPGP, encoded by the coding sequence ATGAATACAAAAAAGGGAAGAGCATTCAAAATCACAAGGTACTTTGTCGCAATCGGCATCCTTGTCTCCAGCGTGGCCCCGTGGGGCGCGTGGGCCAACGGAAAAGCCTATGCCGCGCCCGGCACGGCCGCCATCGGCGGCAGCATCTACACCGGGGCGCAAGATTCGCTGACCGGGCTGCCGATCTACGCTCCCGATCCGGCGGCCCCGCCGATCGCTGGCGCTACCGTCATGATCCAGAACGAAGCGGGAGACATCGTCGGCTACCCGACGGTGACGGGCAATGCCTGGTCGGCTACAGTGGACGCGCCGGGCGAGTACATCGTCATGTTCAGCGCGCCCGGACATGACGCCACCAGCCGCGCTTTCGAGGTCGTGGACGGCGACAACCTCACTCAAGACGCCTACCTGCCGCCCCTGCCCCTGCCGCTGGCTAATCTCCTCGTCTACGCCTTCACAGATAACTACGTGAACGGCGAGGACGACTTTCCAGATGATCCCGGCCTTGCGGGCGTGACCTTTCACGTGTACGACGAGGCGGGCAATGAATGGACAGGCATGAGCGGGGCCAGCCCAACCCTGCCGCCGGGCGCGGGGCCAGACCCGAACGGCCTCTATTACTTCACCGGCCTCCCGCCGGGCGAGGTCAAGGTGTGCGCCGATCCGCCCACACTGGATTGGTATCTCCTCACGACCGAGGAGGGGACGCACTGCTGGGAGAACAACCTCTACCCCGGCGACCCCGGCACCGAGGCCGGCCTTTACCTCGACTGGTTCGGGTATGTGCCGAAGTTGGGGCAACTGCCTCCGAGCGCGGACGCAGGTAGCATCAGCGGCACGCTCAAGGATGCCGACGGCAACTGGTTCGCCGACGAGCCTTTGATTCCGTGTTCATCCCCGGTAGCGCCACTGCTCTGTGTGCCCGACGGCGTCACGCCGAATGACTATGTGCCCAACGGCCTGGCCGTCCTCTTCACCGACTTCGAGAATACGCCCGTTCATCCCGTGGCAACCGCCGAGGCGGATGCGTCTGGCAACTTCACCTTCGACAACGTCCCGCCGGGCCGCTACAAGATCCACGCGGTGGATGTTCCCCTTAACTACATCTACGTCCAGCAACAGGTGTCGGTAGCGCCGGGCACGGCGGTGATCGGCCTGGACATCTTCGTGCCGCGCTTCTACGCCCGCGCCAACGGATATGTGAAGGACACGGCGGGCAATCCCATTGCTGGCGCGACAGTGAACCTGCGGCTGGAGGACGGCAGCATCTGGAAAGAGACGACTACGGATGCCGACGGCTGGTACAACTTCGACACCCTCGAAGAGGTCGAGATCACGGGGCACCTGGATGTCACGCTGCCGCCGGGCTATCACGGCCAGATCGAGAACGTCGGCGACACCCTCCCCGGCAAAGCCTTCAACCTGATGAGCCGGGATATTCTGTGGTTCACCATGAACTACCGGGCGAACCTCACACTCGAAGCCATCCCGGCGGGCACGGGTAACATCGCCGGCATGGTCTTCTACGACCATCTGGAACAGGGTACCTGGGTCGGCAATGGCCTCTATGAGCCGGATGAAGAGGGGACGATCCACGGCGCCACCGTCGAGTTGTACGACTCCACGGGAACGACGTTGCTCGACACCACGACGACCGGGCAGTTCAGCGAGGCGGATGCGCTGGCGCAGGGATGGATCAGGCCTTACACCTGTAATCCCGGGTTCGATCCAGCTTACGGCTTTGTGAAGTGCAATATGGACGAGTTTGGCCGGGTGATAAAAGGCGCAGTGCCCGGCTACTACGAGTTCCGGGGGCTGACGCCGGGTGACTACGTGGTGAAGGTGATCCCGCCGTTCGGTTTCTCCGCATCGCCTGCCGGTTCAGATGTGCAGGCTGTTGCGGTCGCCGACGGCGCTCGCAGCGACGTCAATCTCGGCGTCAATACACTAGCGCCTCTGGCGGGAGAAGTCGAAGGCGGCGTCTTTGACGACCTCAACCTCGACGAAGAATCCCAGAGCCTTCTGTTTGAAGAAAAGGCCGGCGTCCCCGGCGTTCCGGTCGGCGTGTACGACCATCTGGGCTACTTCATGGGCGACGGCCACATGGGTGATCCGCGTTGCTATACCGACTCGACGGTGTGCCCGGGTGGTGGACCGCTGGGACAGAAGCCGGAAGTTGAAATTCGCACGGCGCCGGGCGTTCACCGCTTCTACGGCAACGATCCGAGCCTGTCGGGCTACAACCCCTGCTACGACCCGCTGTACATGTCGTATGAGTTCCATCAGGGCGGGAACAAGTTCGAGGCCGACTGGTCGCTCCTGCCAGTCTGCTTCGCGGGGCTGGGCATGGCCCAGGTGCCCGGTCAACTACTCCCCAACAATGCGCCCGTCATTAACGCGGTGCTGCCGGGCAGCTTCTGGATCCACGGCCAGAACTTTGGAGCGACGCAAGGCAACTCCACCGTCACCTTGAGCGGCCAGTCGCTTCCCGTGATGTCGTGGACGGATACGCTGATCCACGCCGAGACCCCGCCGAATCTGGTGAGCGGCCCGCTCACCGTGGCGACCTCGACCGGCATCTCCAATGCCATGTACCCCAACGTGACTTACACTGCGCAATGGGCCAAGTACATGGCCAAGCGGTCGGTGTACGTGGACGCTGCCAACACTGGCGCAGAAGACGGCAGCAAAGCGCATCCGTGGAACACGATCGGCGAGGCGCTGAATCACCTGCCCTCGGCCACGCCGCGTTACGTGTTCGTCGCGGCGGGGACGTATCACGAAAGGGTGAAAATCCCGGTCTCCAACGTCCGCCTCATCGGCGCCGGGCCGCGCGAAACGACCATTGACGGCCTCGACACTTCACCGGGCGCATCCGGCAAAGGCCCGACCCTCTACATCGGCGCGGGCGGCCAGACCGGCGGGGTGAGCAACATCGTGATCAGCGGCTTCACCGTCACCGGCGGCAGTGTGAACGACGAGATCGGCGCGGGCGTCTTCGGCGACTACGGCAACAACAACATAGACATCAACAACAGTATCATCGCCCGCAACGGCGGCTACTACGGCGGCGGCATCTGGCTGCACAAGTCCAACCACAACGTGAAGATCTGGTCGAACCTCATTGCCGAGAACGGGAACACCGGCGGCTACGGCGGCGGCATCAGCGTGAACGACGAGCCGGAGTACGGCCCCCAGCACGGCGAGCCGGAGCACATCCTCGACGACCATGCCCTCACGTCTCCGCCGGGCACGTACCGCATCTTCAACAACCTGATCTTCCACAACTTCTCGCCGGATTATGGCGGCGGCCTCGCCCTGTACGAGGTCAAGGACAAATTGTTGATCTACGGCAACGTGATTCTGGAGAACAAGGCCGACGATCACGGCGGCGGCGCGTTCTTCGAAGATACCGGACCGGTTGAGCTTTACAGCAACATCTTCCTGCGGAACTACAGCCCGGACGACGGCGGGGCCGTCAGCTTCGAGGACGTGGGTGACGACATCGCGACGGTGAAGGTTTACAACAATCTGTTCGCGCAAAACATCGCCGACGACCGGGGCGAGAACCACGCTCGCGGCGGGGCGCTGGCCTTCGATGACACGCTTTATGCTTCGGTGTACAACAACACCATCGTCGGCAACATCGTCGCCGGGAGCATTGATCCGGCGGGCGGCGGCCTCGACAGCGAACGGAACGGCCACGAGTATGTCGGCAAGGCCCCCGGCTTCAGCGACCCGAAGATCTTCAACAACATCCTCTGGGGCAACTGGCGCTTGCAGTACGACCAACCTGCCCACCTGCCGGGCGAAGACCTGCCTTACACATCGGGCGTCAACTACCAGTGGACGCCGAGCGAGTTGCACGTGGACAATCCGGGGCTCCAGCCCGAATGGCAGAGCGCCAATAACTCGGAAAGCTTCACCTACGTCAAGTACAACGACATCCGCGGCGGCTACCTGGCCGGGCTTAGGAATCTCGACATTGATCCTCTGTTCGTAGATCCCTTGAGCCTTGACTGGCATCTCCAGGCAAGTTCTCCGGTGATCAACAAGGCTCCCACGCAAGGCGGCCCGACTACTGATCTGGAGTTACGGCTTCGCAATCGGAAGGATGGAAAGATCGATCTGGGCGCTTACGAATGGTTTAGTACGCTCAGCGCCATGCGGATACCCTCGGGCATCTTGGGCGCAATTGAAATGCCAGGACCATAA
- a CDS encoding response regulator transcription factor: MERIRVLLADDHALFREGLATILAAQPDFEVVGEAGDGLEALVKARELVPDLILMDIEMPGFDGLEATRQIVQELPAVIVVMLTVRGEDEKLFEAIKGGAQGYLLKNIYSRQILDMLRGAVRGEAALTPAMASHVLEEFRRLSQRVPGEQSAALTRREQEVLSLVAEGATDQEIADALYLSLNTVKSHMRNILAKLHVSSRQEAVLYARPKQPLTGKGA, encoded by the coding sequence ATGGAACGGATTCGGGTATTGCTAGCGGATGATCACGCGCTGTTTCGCGAAGGGTTGGCCACTATTCTCGCCGCCCAGCCGGATTTCGAAGTCGTGGGCGAGGCGGGCGACGGCCTGGAGGCCCTGGTCAAGGCGCGAGAACTGGTGCCAGACCTCATTTTGATGGATATCGAGATGCCCGGCTTTGACGGCCTGGAAGCAACGCGGCAGATCGTACAAGAACTCCCCGCCGTGATCGTGGTGATGCTCACCGTGCGGGGTGAAGACGAAAAATTGTTTGAGGCGATCAAGGGCGGCGCGCAGGGCTACCTCTTGAAAAACATTTATTCGCGGCAGATATTGGACATGTTGCGCGGCGCTGTGCGGGGCGAGGCGGCTCTCACGCCGGCGATGGCTAGCCACGTCCTGGAGGAGTTCCGGCGCTTGAGCCAGCGCGTGCCTGGCGAGCAAAGCGCGGCCCTCACCCGCCGCGAGCAGGAAGTCCTCAGCCTGGTGGCCGAGGGCGCTACCGATCAGGAAATCGCCGACGCCCTCTACCTCAGCCTCAACACCGTGAAGAGCCACATGCGCAACATTCTGGCCAAACTGCACGTGAGCAGTCGGCAGGAGGCCGTACTGTACGCCCGGCCCAAGCAACCGCTCACAGGCAAAGGGGCCTGA
- a CDS encoding (2Fe-2S)-binding protein, which yields MNNVTLTIDGQPVTVPAETTILKAAQSVGKDVPTICYHEHCTSNALCRICVVEVEGARVLSPACVAQVSEGMKVTTRNERVERSRRTILEMLDSAVDLSEAPEIQGMIGDYGASETRFEGGEKRERPLLDDNPMYLRDYSKCILCWRCVQVCAEDAQYTFAINFSGRGFETSIGTFFDKGMQETTCVFCGQCVGVCPTGALKPKREWLLEGGKTPDEIMNMTRNERRRKRK from the coding sequence ATGAACAATGTGACTCTCACTATAGACGGCCAACCCGTCACCGTTCCTGCCGAGACGACTATTCTCAAAGCGGCGCAAAGCGTTGGCAAGGATGTCCCCACGATCTGTTATCACGAGCATTGCACCTCCAACGCCCTGTGCCGCATTTGTGTGGTGGAAGTGGAAGGAGCGCGAGTCCTCTCCCCGGCCTGCGTGGCTCAGGTGAGCGAGGGGATGAAAGTGACGACGCGCAACGAGCGAGTGGAGCGCAGCCGGCGGACGATTCTGGAGATGCTGGACTCGGCGGTTGACCTTTCCGAAGCGCCGGAGATTCAGGGCATGATCGGCGATTACGGCGCGAGCGAGACGCGCTTTGAAGGCGGCGAAAAGCGTGAGCGCCCCCTGCTGGACGACAACCCGATGTACCTTCGTGATTACTCGAAGTGCATTTTGTGCTGGCGGTGCGTGCAGGTCTGCGCTGAGGACGCGCAATATACGTTTGCCATCAACTTCAGCGGACGCGGTTTTGAGACCAGCATCGGCACGTTCTTTGACAAAGGAATGCAAGAGACGACGTGCGTGTTCTGCGGCCAGTGCGTGGGCGTTTGCCCCACCGGCGCGCTCAAGCCCAAGCGCGAGTGGTTGCTGGAGGGCGGCAAGACGCCGGACGAGATTATGAACATGACGCGCAACGAGCGAAGGCGGAAGCGCAAATAG
- a CDS encoding DUF5615 family PIN-like protein — MADRIKFYMDEHVNPAVARGLRQRGVDALTAQDAEMLDSEDEQHLAFAASQERVTVSQGADFLRLHDAGISHSGIPYAPQHTPVGVMVRGLMLIYDVLNPDDMRNHIEFL; from the coding sequence ATGTGAATCCTGCCGTAGCACGCGGGTTGCGCCAGCGTGGGGTGGACGCACTGACGGCGCAAGACGCTGAGATGCTTGACTCGGAAGATGAACAACATCTAGCATTTGCTGCTTCTCAGGAGCGAGTGACTGTCAGTCAGGGCGCGGATTTTCTACGGCTACATGATGCAGGCATCTCTCACAGCGGCATTCCTTACGCGCCTCAGCACACGCCTGTCGGTGTAATGGTGCGTGGACTCATGCTGATTTATGACGTTCTAAATCCGGACGATATGCGCAATCACATTGAGTTCTTGTGA
- a CDS encoding GAF domain-containing protein: protein MRSLRAQLGLIFLAFLLLVSGSVTATFLTIRTQASDELVISLAGRLRLLIQQMTIDALEAETHILPLQESIEAFDTTLQALTNGGQVLFQPGRLISVPPAQDSEIVAGLQQVQSAWDVYREHLNKFATLDPNSPEFETEHEALESLATDMAQKTDHVENLFEAASARKVGRLQWLQLIFLVSALALLVIGSAAIQRLVIGPLQSLTHVAERIGRGDLNTAVQVQGSREILTVSQSFETMRGQLQTSQETLRAWTEELEARVARRTRELVALYEVSREISSRLDINHVLRSVTEKARDLLGGDTAALCLLDETAQVLNLQSASGSPEAVSGTRSLAQDPPAVRVLAGDRALICGRDECPNSCGILAAPFRVSQIAAPLRIGGRVTGELCVGSQRPGAFSDESAGLLTKLANSVAIALENARLYEQAERLAMLEERQRIAAEMHDGIAQTLSYLSLKAEQAADLAQAGDGKETAGVLQGVREAIAQASREARQAIASLQESPPRRRSLQDQLTELASEAAVNGGSAIDLTFALQPPPLFLPPAQAEQVRRVIREALLNTWRHAQAEHIVVRLEQRGVEAVASVEDDGRGFDPKAPLPDRGSHFGLSIMRARAARLGGHLTILSASGQGTRVTLAWPLPQTKDEEQLAKVEGR, encoded by the coding sequence ATGCGCTCTCTGCGCGCCCAACTTGGCCTAATCTTCCTCGCCTTTCTGCTCCTCGTCAGCGGCTCAGTCACGGCCACCTTCTTGACCATCCGAACCCAGGCCAGTGACGAGTTGGTGATCAGTCTGGCCGGTCGTCTGCGGCTGTTGATTCAGCAGATGACCATAGATGCGTTGGAGGCTGAAACCCATATCCTGCCTCTGCAGGAGTCGATCGAGGCCTTCGACACCACCCTGCAAGCCTTGACCAACGGTGGTCAAGTTCTCTTCCAGCCTGGCCGCCTGATCTCTGTGCCGCCCGCGCAAGATTCGGAGATCGTGGCCGGCTTACAGCAGGTTCAGTCTGCCTGGGACGTTTACCGCGAACACCTGAACAAGTTTGCAACCTTAGACCCGAACAGCCCAGAATTCGAGACCGAGCATGAAGCTTTGGAGAGTCTGGCTACCGACATGGCCCAAAAGACAGACCACGTCGAGAATCTGTTCGAGGCCGCCTCGGCGCGCAAAGTGGGGCGTCTGCAATGGCTACAGTTGATCTTCCTGGTCAGCGCCCTGGCGTTGTTGGTGATCGGCTCGGCGGCAATCCAGCGCCTGGTCATCGGCCCCCTGCAGAGCCTGACCCATGTCGCCGAGCGCATTGGTCGTGGAGACCTTAATACCGCAGTGCAGGTTCAAGGCTCGCGTGAAATCCTCACCGTCTCCCAAAGCTTTGAGACTATGCGCGGCCAACTGCAGACCTCACAGGAGACTCTCCGCGCCTGGACAGAGGAATTGGAGGCCCGCGTCGCCCGACGAACACGGGAACTCGTCGCCTTGTACGAGGTCAGCCGCGAGATTTCCTCACGCCTGGACATCAACCACGTTCTGCGGTCGGTAACCGAGAAAGCGAGGGACCTCCTGGGAGGGGACACAGCGGCGTTGTGCCTGTTGGACGAGACGGCGCAGGTTTTGAATCTGCAATCGGCCAGCGGTTCCCCGGAGGCCGTCTCTGGAACCCGTAGTCTGGCGCAGGACCCGCCGGCTGTTCGCGTATTGGCGGGTGACCGGGCGCTGATTTGCGGGCGGGATGAGTGTCCAAACTCATGCGGCATCCTGGCCGCTCCCTTTCGGGTCAGTCAGATCGCGGCGCCGTTGCGGATTGGCGGGCGAGTCACCGGCGAGCTGTGTGTGGGCAGCCAAAGACCGGGAGCGTTTTCCGACGAATCGGCGGGCCTGCTCACCAAGCTAGCCAATTCGGTGGCGATTGCTCTGGAGAATGCGCGTCTTTACGAGCAAGCGGAACGGCTGGCGATGCTGGAAGAACGCCAGCGCATCGCCGCCGAGATGCACGACGGCATCGCCCAGACTCTCAGTTACCTGAGCCTCAAAGCCGAGCAGGCCGCCGACCTTGCGCAGGCGGGAGACGGCAAAGAGACGGCGGGCGTGTTGCAGGGTGTGCGTGAGGCGATTGCTCAGGCCTCGCGCGAGGCGCGTCAGGCGATTGCCAGTTTGCAGGAAAGTCCGCCCCGGCGCCGCTCTTTGCAAGACCAGTTGACCGAGTTGGCGAGCGAGGCCGCCGTGAACGGCGGGTCAGCGATTGACCTGACCTTCGCCCTCCAGCCCCCGCCATTGTTTTTGCCGCCCGCCCAGGCCGAGCAGGTACGCCGGGTAATTCGCGAGGCGTTGTTGAACACCTGGCGCCATGCTCAGGCAGAGCACATCGTCGTCCGCCTGGAACAGCGAGGGGTGGAAGCGGTGGCGAGCGTGGAAGATGACGGGCGGGGCTTCGATCCCAAAGCGCCTCTCCCGGACCGAGGCAGTCATTTCGGCCTGAGCATCATGCGCGCCCGCGCCGCTCGCCTCGGGGGGCATCTGACAATTCTTTCGGCTTCGGGGCAAGGCACGCGCGTCACCCTGGCCTGGCCCCTGCCGCAAACAAAAGACGAAGAACAACTAGCGAAGGTCGAGGGCAGGTAG
- a CDS encoding cysteine desulfurase-like protein: MPLDLARIRAQFPALAVSDDGRPRIFLDNPGGTQVAQPVLDRMTRYLVHTNANKDGEFITARESDEILHEAHAAVADLLNAASPDEIIFGPNMTTLTFSISRALGRLLNPGDEIVVTRLDHDADIAPWLLVAEDRGAVVRWVDIHPEDCTLDMADFESQITDRTKIVACGYASNAVGTINDIKAVIDMAHAAKALVFVDAVQYVPHGPTDAQALDCDLLACSAYKFFGPHIGILYGKYDLLDRLTAYKVRPAKNKPPYKFETGTQNHEGIAGTLGAVEYLAWVGDTFGGKSQNPKSQRRAQLEEAMRLMVDYEQEISRRLISGLSQIPGLKVWGVTDFNQLGRRVPTVSFTLEGWQPREVARKLGEQNIFVWDGNYYALAIMERLELQKSGGMVRVGAAHYNTVEEIDQLVETVRSL; the protein is encoded by the coding sequence ATGCCCCTCGATCTCGCCCGCATCCGCGCTCAATTCCCTGCCCTGGCCGTCAGCGACGATGGCCGCCCTCGAATCTTTCTCGACAACCCCGGCGGCACGCAAGTCGCCCAGCCCGTCCTGGATCGCATGACTCGCTATCTCGTTCACACCAATGCCAACAAAGATGGCGAGTTCATCACCGCCCGAGAGTCGGATGAAATCCTGCACGAGGCCCACGCCGCCGTCGCCGATTTGCTCAACGCGGCCTCGCCTGACGAAATCATCTTCGGCCCCAACATGACCACCCTCACCTTCTCGATCTCGCGAGCGTTGGGCCGCCTTCTCAACCCCGGCGATGAGATAGTCGTCACCCGCCTCGACCACGACGCCGACATTGCGCCCTGGCTGCTGGTGGCCGAAGATCGCGGGGCGGTCGTCCGCTGGGTGGACATTCATCCCGAAGACTGCACGTTGGACATGGCCGACTTTGAAAGCCAGATCACCGACCGCACCAAGATCGTCGCTTGTGGTTACGCCTCAAACGCCGTCGGCACGATCAATGACATCAAGGCCGTGATTGATATGGCCCACGCCGCTAAGGCGCTGGTCTTCGTGGACGCAGTGCAATATGTGCCGCACGGCCCGACCGACGCGCAGGCGCTCGACTGTGATCTCCTAGCCTGCTCGGCCTACAAGTTCTTCGGGCCGCATATTGGCATTCTATATGGCAAGTATGATCTACTCGACCGATTGACCGCCTACAAAGTGCGCCCGGCTAAAAACAAACCACCCTACAAGTTTGAGACCGGAACCCAAAACCACGAAGGCATCGCCGGGACGCTGGGGGCGGTGGAGTATTTAGCCTGGGTGGGCGACACCTTCGGTGGCAAATCCCAAAATCCAAAATCCCAAAGGCGGGCGCAGTTGGAAGAGGCGATGCGGCTGATGGTGGACTACGAGCAGGAAATCAGCCGACGATTGATTAGCGGCCTCAGTCAAATCCCCGGCCTCAAGGTTTGGGGCGTTACCGACTTCAACCAGCTTGGCCGCCGCGTGCCGACGGTGTCTTTCACGCTCGAAGGCTGGCAACCGCGAGAGGTGGCCCGGAAGCTCGGCGAGCAAAACATTTTTGTGTGGGACGGCAACTACTACGCGCTGGCGATCATGGAGCGCCTGGAGTTGCAGAAGAGCGGCGGCATGGTGCGCGTGGGCGCGGCGCATTACAATACGGTGGAGGAGATTGATCAGCTAGTAGAGACAGTGCGCTCATTGTAA